One Bemisia tabaci chromosome 7, PGI_BMITA_v3 DNA window includes the following coding sequences:
- the LOC109032717 gene encoding activating signal cointegrator 1 complex subunit 2 encodes METHDLSKVNPNCLALECLTLKKVVDGVSKNIPALDKQWAESKLFTLYEPPPSPESDGSFPVGAKEEWLERMKFLLSDIEWLLGLQQFRFWSQLIFCSDSLNGVISFLQEGYPFYLLDELPLDNEIRKAYYETQKIIFTLLMRLVTHTESKWENISKPKLGEIIYNSYIVTLPLIFDVCLIYAPKNKLPVSKFITKVVNLQSQYLSDIKKSVPFIFKVLTTIEEKIGFSSQLSSGEPVKLEKREELKPEKLSLKVVADLVLHLLDSVATLDIFLECFPPGRGMCHTAGVELRLANFYENVLPIISSRIDELSSKTPSSEEIVYVRQKLDLTRFEILKTFRLAISACTDTAKIHKSEAKKLCEDYYKVLTESLAGRIFTHDYHKLYPIDLDLDLLGSLCPEIDHNRREYVMGCVRMALAETVRNASPPATTSVTPDINQPSTSGAGPSSSKAIDTPKTFTHDEISSRIAEVKDVLPHLGDGFVKACLEYYDFESSQVINAVLEESLPPHILDINPDTPWIPEEALKSPEPSTNEGELVEKQDKYRNFKECFNDKSHVRELKEVYQKFGSVDTEASLYDDEYDDTYDDVDFVPPGGDLTEEVRPFVTPRVLLEHDKSRKQKVQEEESEEDEEEKSDGPKPFDFCVNPEVLRERAAQRYQSRRRGAPRPERNVVGKPKGQGQDNDVLRNRKHKNENKSTGANHNRQALARRKRNMGMFPS; translated from the exons ATGGAAACACATGATCTTTCCAAAGTC AATCCAAACTGTTTAGCTTTGGAATGTTTAACCTTGAAGAAAGTGGTTGATGGTGTTTCCAAAAATATCCCAGCTTTG GATAAACAATGGGCTGAGTCCAAACTCTTCACACTTTATGAGCCACCTCCGAGTCCTGAAAGCGATGGGTCTTTTCCTGTCGGTGCCAAAGAGGAGTGGTTAGAACGTATGAAGTTTTTACTCTCAGATATAGAGTGGCTTTTAGGTCTACAGCAATTCAG ATTTTGGTCTCAGCTAATATTTTGTTCGGATTCTTTGAATGGAGTTATATCGTTTCTACAAGAAGGTTATCCATTTTACCTTTTAGATGAGCTACCTCTTGACAACGAAATAAGAAAAGCGTACTATGAGacacaaaaaatcattttcactCTGCTAATGAGATTAGTCACTCACACAGAATCAAAA tgGGAAAATATATCAAAGCCAAAATTAGGGGAAATTATTTATAATAGCTACATCGTCACTCTGCCTTTGATTTTTGATGTCTGCCTAATTTATGCGCCTAAAAATAAGCTGCCAGTGTCCAAATTCATTACAAAGGTTGTTAACTTGCAATCTCAATATTTGAGTGACATCAAGAAATCAGTTCCTTTTATATTCA AGGTACTTACTAcaatagaagaaaaaataggaTTTAGCTCTCAGTTATCAAGCGGTGAACCTGTGAAATTAGAAAAACGAGAAGAATTGAAACCTGAAAAGTTAAGTCTAAAAGTTGTCGCGGATTTGGTCCTGCACTTACTGGACAGTGTAGCAACGTTAGATATATTCCTCGAGTGCTTTCCTCCAGGACGTGGAATGTGTCACACAGCAGGAGTAGAACTAAG ACTAgcaaatttttacgaaaatgtaCTGCCAATAATTAGTAGTAGAATTGATGAACTAAGTAGTAAGACTCCATCATCAGAAGAAATTGTGTATGTGAGGCAAAAACTGGATCTAACTCggtttgaaattctaaaaacttTCCGGCTCGCCATAAGTGCCTGCACAGACACTGCCAAAATACATAA atcgGAAGCAAAAAAGCTCTGCGAGGACTACTACAAAGTTCTTACAGAAAGCTTGGCAGGGAGGATATTCACGCATGACTATCACAAATTATATCCTATTGACCTAGATTTAGATCTTCTAGGTAGCTTATGTCCTGAAATAGATCACAACCGTAGAGAATATGTCATGGGATGTGTTCGTATGGCACTAGCCGAAACCGTCCGAAATGCATCACCTCCAGCGACAACGAGTGTAACTCCTGATATCAATCAACCCAGCACAAGTGGAGCTGGACCATCCTCTTCCAAAGCAATCGATACTCCGAAAACTTTCACACACGACGAGATCTCCTCGCGCATAGCTGAAGTTAAAGATGTACTCCCACACTTAGGTGATGGATTCGTCAAAGCTTGTTTAGAATATTACGATTTCGAAAGTAGTCAAGTAATCAATGCTGTTCTTGAAGAGTCATTGCCTCCTCATATCCTAGATATCAACCCAGACACACCATGGATTCCTGAAGAAGCATTAAAGAGCCCGGAGCCAAGTACAAATGAAGGCGAGTTGGTAGAGAAACAGGATAAGTACCGCAACTTCAAAGAATGTTTTAACGACAAATCGCATGTCCGTGAGCTGAAAGAGGTGTATCAGAAATTCGGCTCAGTCGACACGGAAGCAAGCTTGTACGATGATGAGTACGATGACACATATGATGATGTAGATTTCGTTCCACCTGGTGGAGACTTGACGGAAGAAGTTAGGCCATTTGTTACACCGAGAGTCCTGCTCGAACACGACAAgtctcgaaaacaaaaagtcCAAGAAGAGGAATCTGAAGaggacgaagaagaaaaatcggatggACCAAAACCGTTTGATTTCTGTGTGAATCCAGAAGTCTTGAGGGAACGAGCAGCGCAGCGTTATCAGTCGCGAAGGAGGGGGGCTCCGAGACCTGAGAGGAATGTTGTCGGTAAACCGAAAGGTCAAGGTCAAGATAACGATGTTCTCCGAAATCGAAAGcataagaatgaaaataaaagtacTGGTGCGAATCATAATCGACAAGCTTTGGCGAGAAGGAAACGCAATATGGGGATGTTTCCATCGTAA